One Peterkaempfera bronchialis DNA window includes the following coding sequences:
- the cas5e gene encoding type I-E CRISPR-associated protein Cas5/CasD — MTGFLLQLGAPLQSWGEHSAFTDRDTVAHPTRSGLIGMIASALGIPRAEAIADGDAGPEAAASLFARLTRLRFTVRTDRPGVRLGDFHTVGGGYPQHRTVPTAKGGRRSGDTATIVSRRHYLSDAVFTIAVTAPGQDTLLAECAQALAAPHWPLHLGRRSCPPGALLLLRADVPDPVSELDRVPLARPKPRTAAEAGSGQPDPTVTVRFTADMPFPSDTGTAPSGRAAVTMLNDEPVRLTARDRVHHARPVYSTSRRLPAALCGGYGTDYLDALDAYLHPPRPEGNAS; from the coding sequence GTGACCGGCTTCCTCCTCCAACTCGGCGCCCCGCTCCAGTCCTGGGGCGAGCACAGTGCCTTCACCGACCGCGACACCGTGGCGCACCCCACACGGTCCGGCCTGATCGGGATGATCGCCTCCGCCCTGGGCATTCCGCGTGCCGAAGCAATCGCCGACGGGGACGCCGGCCCCGAAGCGGCAGCTTCGCTCTTCGCCCGGCTCACCAGGCTGCGCTTCACCGTGCGGACCGACCGCCCCGGCGTCCGGCTGGGCGATTTCCACACCGTGGGCGGCGGATACCCCCAGCACCGGACCGTCCCCACCGCCAAAGGCGGCCGACGGAGTGGCGACACCGCGACCATCGTCTCCCGCCGCCACTACCTGAGCGACGCCGTCTTCACCATCGCGGTCACCGCGCCCGGCCAGGACACCCTGCTCGCCGAGTGCGCCCAGGCACTGGCCGCCCCGCACTGGCCGCTGCACCTGGGCCGCCGCTCCTGCCCACCCGGTGCGCTGCTCCTGCTCCGAGCCGACGTTCCCGACCCGGTCTCCGAACTCGACCGGGTGCCCCTGGCCCGTCCGAAGCCCCGGACCGCCGCCGAAGCGGGAAGCGGACAGCCCGACCCCACCGTCACGGTCCGTTTCACGGCGGACATGCCCTTCCCCTCCGACACGGGCACCGCGCCCTCCGGCAGGGCCGCCGTCACCATGCTCAACGACGAGCCCGTCCGCCTCACTGCACGCGACCGCGTGCACCACGCCCGCCCTGTGTACAGCACCAGCCGGCGGCTGCCGGCGGCTCTGTGCGGCGGATACGGCACGGACTACCTCGATGCGCTCGACGCCTACCTGCACCCCCCGCGTCCCGAAGGAAACGCCTCATGA
- a CDS encoding GNAT family N-acetyltransferase, with the protein MEQYWRWEQDPRSLVGYGRQTPESLEARTEGMAHQLRDLADLPRFTVYDTSRDEAEPVGTTALIIDHAVRTAEYIIMLAPHTRSRGLGAEATRLTLDYAFHITNVRMVWLKVLAPNTGAVTAYERAGFRHAGRLRQSGYWLGQVCDELLMDALAEDFDGPSAIAN; encoded by the coding sequence GTGGAACAGTACTGGCGCTGGGAGCAGGACCCCAGGTCGCTGGTCGGCTACGGCCGACAGACGCCCGAGTCTTTGGAGGCCCGTACGGAGGGGATGGCGCACCAACTGCGAGACCTGGCCGACTTGCCCCGGTTCACGGTCTACGACACCAGCAGGGACGAGGCGGAGCCGGTCGGTACCACCGCGCTGATCATCGATCACGCCGTACGGACCGCCGAGTACATCATCATGCTCGCGCCGCACACTCGCAGCCGTGGCCTGGGCGCCGAGGCCACCAGGCTGACCCTGGACTACGCGTTCCACATCACCAATGTGCGCATGGTCTGGCTGAAGGTCCTGGCCCCAAACACCGGGGCTGTCACCGCCTATGAGCGAGCGGGCTTCCGGCACGCCGGACGCCTGAGGCAGTCCGGCTACTGGCTCGGCCAGGTCTGCGACGAACTGCTTATGGACGCCCTGGCCGAGGACTTCGACGGCCCCTCCGCCATCGCCAACTGA
- the cas6e gene encoding type I-E CRISPR-associated protein Cas6/Cse3/CasE has product MTTTAPAPSDAATEQAWLTRLLLNPGNRQVQHDIRDAADLHRRIMKLVPDGLGDSPRAHAGVLFRLDTDGAGPPVLLIQTRVAPDTGRLPAGYAQAQTRDMRTMLTSLRPGLPVRYRLLGNAVRRCGPNSTVGKWKQVIPLHGDDADQWWAARAAAAGLDLHTVLSEPADALTAWHQRDGGSGPQSPVRGRERQGEAIRVAHSATRFEGAATVRDPDALRNALLHGIGRSKSYGCGLLSLAPGGSGA; this is encoded by the coding sequence ATGACCACCACAGCGCCCGCCCCCTCGGACGCGGCCACGGAGCAGGCATGGCTGACCCGGCTCCTCCTCAACCCGGGCAACCGGCAGGTCCAGCACGACATCCGCGACGCCGCCGATCTCCACCGCCGCATCATGAAGCTGGTACCGGACGGGCTCGGCGACAGTCCCCGCGCCCACGCCGGCGTCCTCTTCCGGCTCGACACCGACGGGGCAGGCCCGCCCGTCCTCCTCATCCAGACCCGCGTCGCGCCGGACACCGGCCGCCTGCCCGCCGGATACGCACAGGCACAGACCCGGGACATGCGCACCATGCTCACCTCGCTGCGCCCCGGGCTACCGGTCCGGTACCGCCTTCTCGGCAACGCGGTTCGGCGCTGCGGTCCCAACAGCACGGTCGGCAAGTGGAAGCAGGTCATCCCGCTCCACGGGGACGATGCCGACCAGTGGTGGGCCGCCCGCGCGGCGGCAGCCGGGCTGGACCTCCACACCGTCCTGTCCGAGCCAGCCGACGCCCTCACGGCCTGGCACCAGCGCGACGGAGGCAGCGGCCCGCAGAGTCCGGTCAGAGGCCGCGAGCGGCAAGGCGAAGCCATCCGGGTCGCCCACTCGGCAACCCGCTTCGAGGGAGCCGCCACCGTGCGGGACCCCGACGCCCTGCGCAACGCCCTGCTCCACGGCATCGGCCGCAGCAAGTCGTACGGTTGCGGGCTGCTCAGCCTCGCGCCCGGCGGTTCCGGAGCGTGA
- the cas1e gene encoding type I-E CRISPR-associated endonuclease Cas1e, whose product MPATPTPHSKTSARRRIAAPTLAMLPRVGDSLSFLYADVVRIVQDDTGVCAETTSADGEVTRVYLPTSALSCILLGPGTSITQPALATFARHGTTVVCTGSGGVRCYSATTPDSLTTRWLEHQVHQWSDPERRLAVARQMYLMRFEVQVPASSTLHQLRGMEGQRMKALYKLLAQQHRVGRFRRAYDPASWDDQDPVNLALSSANTCLYGIVHAALVALGCSPALGFVHQGAQHAFVYDIADLYKAELTVPLAFSLHDSPQPEGEARRRFRERLRLFKLLPRIVSDVQSLLAPGEADPLPDGKAVDMVNLWDPATGSVPAGVNYATQADSE is encoded by the coding sequence ATGCCGGCCACCCCCACTCCGCACAGCAAGACCTCCGCACGGCGCAGGATCGCCGCACCGACGCTCGCGATGCTGCCCCGCGTCGGTGACTCACTGTCCTTCCTGTACGCGGATGTCGTACGCATCGTCCAGGACGACACCGGCGTCTGCGCCGAGACCACCTCCGCCGACGGTGAAGTCACCCGCGTCTACCTGCCAACCTCGGCACTCTCCTGCATCCTGCTCGGCCCCGGCACCTCGATCACCCAACCCGCTCTGGCCACCTTCGCCCGACACGGCACCACCGTGGTGTGCACCGGCTCCGGCGGCGTCCGCTGCTACTCCGCAACCACACCAGACTCGCTCACAACGCGCTGGCTGGAACACCAGGTCCACCAGTGGAGCGATCCGGAACGGCGCCTGGCCGTGGCCAGGCAGATGTACCTCATGCGGTTCGAAGTGCAGGTCCCGGCCTCCAGTACGTTGCATCAGCTGCGCGGCATGGAAGGGCAGCGGATGAAAGCCCTGTACAAGCTGCTCGCGCAGCAGCACCGGGTCGGCCGCTTCCGCCGCGCGTACGACCCGGCATCCTGGGACGACCAGGATCCGGTCAACCTCGCGCTGTCCTCGGCCAACACCTGCCTTTACGGGATCGTCCATGCCGCACTCGTCGCCCTCGGCTGCTCACCTGCCCTGGGCTTCGTCCACCAAGGGGCGCAGCACGCCTTCGTGTACGACATCGCGGATCTCTACAAGGCCGAACTGACGGTACCGCTGGCGTTCTCCCTTCATGACTCGCCGCAGCCGGAGGGGGAGGCCCGGCGGCGGTTCCGCGAACGGCTCCGACTCTTCAAGCTGCTGCCGCGAATCGTCTCCGACGTCCAGAGCCTCCTCGCCCCCGGAGAGGCCGACCCCCTGCCGGACGGGAAGGCCGTGGACATGGTCAACCTCTGGGACCCGGCGACGGGTTCCGTCCCTGCCGGCGTCAACTACGCCACCCAGGCGGACTCGGAGTGA
- the cas2e gene encoding type I-E CRISPR-associated endoribonuclease Cas2e: MPSMTVLATTAVPDHVRGALTRWMLEPTPGLYVGTLSARVRDELWSVVCASIDTGAAVLMYPEANEQGFALHTAGERRRIPVDFDGLTLIAFRPEEYQDAADPF, from the coding sequence ATGCCGTCCATGACCGTCCTGGCCACCACCGCCGTCCCCGACCACGTCCGGGGCGCCCTCACCCGCTGGATGCTCGAGCCGACACCGGGCCTCTACGTCGGCACCCTCTCCGCCCGCGTCCGCGACGAACTCTGGTCCGTCGTCTGCGCCTCCATCGACACTGGCGCCGCCGTCCTCATGTACCCCGAAGCCAACGAACAGGGCTTCGCACTCCACACCGCAGGCGAACGCCGCCGCATCCCCGTCGACTTCGACGGGCTCACTCTCATCGCCTTCCGACCCGAGGAGTACCAGGACGCAGCAGATCCCTTCTAG